One Plasmodium relictum strain SGS1 genome assembly, chromosome: 2 genomic region harbors:
- a CDS encoding photosensitized INA-labeled protein 1, PhIL1, putative, which yields MLSSILPKRYYFNKQGKIKEIDLLTCKTIISPQKHVDTNNNLTCTTHVLPNIYETSHNPPKMNIAHENNFDNVAMNTGVYINQTPSLNNVNAVPYAADQYNNIKEVNVHEVTQPLNFADGNLYYADGPQGIDPGVLAVSNALFAYNSSFQSIPIKTSPKVFRRRRKGENNSEWSNAFVTRVDPCECTEPEEEYKPYEVTKYYDESGVKTVFNFDHDSFHEAI from the coding sequence ATGCTTTCTTCAATATTAccaaaaagatattatttcaataaacaaggaaaaataaaagaaatagattTGTTAACTTGCAAAACAATTATTTCTCCACAAAAGCACGTTGATACAAATAACAATTTGACTTGTACTACTCACGTTCTTCCCAATATTTATGAAACATCACATAACCCTCCAAAAATGAATATAGCACACGAGAACAATTTTGATAATGTAGCAATGAATACAGGTGTTTATATAAACCAAACACCATCtttaaataatgtaaatgCAGTCCCTTATGCAGCAGATCAATACAATAATATCAAGGAAGTAAATGTCCATGAAGTTACTCAACCATTAAATTTTGCAGATGGTAATTTATACTATGCAGATGGTCCCCAGGGAATTGATCCAGGGGTTCTAGCTGTCTCGAATGCTTTATTTGCTTATAATAGTTCTTTTCAATCTATACCTATTAAAACTTCCCCAAAAGTATTCAGACGAAGAAGAAAAGGAGAAAACAATTCAGAATGGAGTAACGCTTTTGTTACTAGAGTAGACCCTTGTGAATGTACAGAACCAGAAGAAGAATATAAACCATATGAAGTCACAAAATATTATGATGAAAGTGGAGTTAAAACTGTGTTTAATTTTGATCATGATTCTTTTCACGAAGCAATATAA
- the PSOP24 gene encoding secreted ookinete protein, putative, with protein MQKVKYEKLKKKMKILCIFLSCLITISIIKNQNINRDSKINEVQKNIINPETNKEGKNEKKKIINVNENKDDTNVKNEEKYKNEGELSNSFDRRYTIDENNVDSTDDNKTKIEPFISIDEKIEEMKKESLNSNISDDITHFIENSQNMENNDFDNSKETKEHLDEISSGDNENHMNDMLLKSEYGEKLYYDNNTAKNIYKNEEIQDNKDMLNFEKKLNSMEIEEEYENKSESENENTNKKDKVNHIKTINKKGKKNKAKRKKEKENSDNEENELKYNMKNDNITNNNSNNDNNKDEKNQKIKMDNDFNKNYEKLKLSKPEFIGTFFEFLGEIILIIKIGIIYRYTHFVIPLKNIIIYNVLTHMEEFFLTILSIHKKSSEKYKDIYGIVLICFFIYFLKVLVSKCFFNRNKNTVDTFKNGSSENAYIENLLKRILFNLEKKKNISNYENILNDILENTDNILVNINIINKENKNIYTDMISNINNIGIFTYISTQALKKINSKSDLIISELTTNRLIDDEIKMDKLKSNILNEYDDNEVNKMKDNFLNEFNENDINKLRCDVINNEFDENGIHDFLKKSGDYEYDDSINKCINNDINNKNVFYFKNSINALNDNKKVNLNNIEDTRKSEYDNFNNNYLRDDTNNKNDNLIRENSDTLNVNESIDNKNNINSYPLNEYKDEEKTGILFSKDLNINEKELVNKKNSIMNKNINVNNNVNSLNNINELNNNFNNINNVYNFNSNVNNVVHTKETHNYENDLITHQDNLQSLNVNCNTAEKNIDDNTIDKIKINPTNPILEENAKNKNEEELNINKNLMNNYANKNEQIKSSDDLINNTNAQFFDSFNKKNSNLTSDNFISKQDYMPNYVQPPYSYVQPSYQVLENSANRNQKYITQRKERQKIVATKSPFKNIP; from the exons atgcaaaaagtaaaatatgaaaaattaaaaaaaaaaatgaaaattttgtgTATATTTCTTTCTTGTTTAATAACTATttctataattaaaaatcaaaatataaatagggatagtaaaataaatgaagttCAAAAGAACATAATAAATCCTGAAACGAACAAAGaaggaaaaaatgaaaaaaaaaaaataataaatgtgaatgaaaataaagatgatacaaatgtaaaaaatgaagagaaatataaaaatgaaggtGAGTTAAGTAATTCTTTTGATAGGAGATATACaattgatgaaaataatgtaGATTCTACTGATGACAATAAGACAAAAATAGAACCATTTATTTCTATTGATGAAAAAATTGAGGAAATGAAGAAAGAAAGTTTAAATTCAAATATTAGTGATGATATTACAcattttattgaaaattcCCAAAATATGGAAAATAATGACTTTGATAATTCTAAAGAAACGAAAGAACATTTAGATGAAATTTCATCAGGAGATAATGAAAATCATATGAATGATATGCTATTGAAAAGTGAATACGgggaaaaattatattatgataataatacagcgaaaaatatttataaaaatgaagaaattcaAGATAATAAAGACATGTTAAATTTcgaaaaaaaactaaatagTATGGAAATTGAAgaagaatatgaaaataaaagtgaAAGTGAGAatgaaaatacaaataagAAAGATAAAGTAAACCATATCAAaactataaataaaaagggtaaaaagaataaagcaaaaaggaaaaaagaaaaagaaaattctgATAATGAAGAGAATgagttaaaatataatatgaaaaatgacaatataacaaataataatagtaataatgataataataaagatgaaaaaaatcaaaaaatcaAAATGGATAATgatttcaataaaaattacgaaaaattaaaattaagcAAGCCAGAATTCATAGGAACCTTTTTTGAGTTTTTAGgagaaataattttaataataaaaataggaaTAATTTATAGGTATACGCATTTTGTAATtccattaaaaaatataattatatataatgtacTAACTCACATGGAAGAGTTCTTTTTAACTATTTTAtcaatacataaaaaaagtagtgaaaaatataaagatatttATGGAATTGTActaatatgtttttttatatactttttaaagGTTTTAGTAAGTAAATgcttttttaatagaaataaaaatactgtTGATACATTTAAGAATGGATCGAGTGAAAATGCatatattgaaaatttattgaaaagaatattatttaatttagaaaaaaagaaaaatatatctaattatgaaaatatattgaatgatatattagaaaacacagataatattttagtaaatattaatataataaataaagaaaataaaaatatatacacagATATGATatcaaatattaataatataggtatttttacatatatttctACTCaagctttaaaaaaaattaactcaAAATCAGATTTAATTATAAGTGAATTAACTACTAATAGATTGATTgatgatgaaataaaaatggaTAAATTGAAAAGTAATATACTAAATGAATACGATGATAATgaagtaaataaaatgaaagataatttcttaaatgaatttaatgaaaatgatataaataaattaagatGCGatgtaataaataatgaatttgATGAAAATGGAATTCAtgatttcttaaaaaaatcaGGTGATTATGAGTATGATGatagtataaataaatgtattaataatgatataaacaataaaaacgtattttattttaaaaactcTATTAATGcattaaatgataataagaaagttaatttaaataatatagaagATACAAGGAAAAGTGaatatgataattttaataataattatttaagagATGAcactaataataaaaatgacaaTTTGATTAGAGAAAATTCAGATACACTCAATGTAAATGAGAGtattgataataaaaataacataaatagCTATCCATTAAATGAATACaaagatgaagaaaaaactggtattttatttagtaaagatttaaatataaatgaaaaggagttagtaaataaaaaaaattctataatgaataaaaatataaatgtaaataataatgtaaattccttaaataatataaacgaattaaataataattttaataacataaataatgTTTATAACTTTAATTCTAATGTAAATAACGTAGTTCATACAAAAGAAACACACAATTACGAAAATGATTTGATAACTCATCAAGACAATTTACAATCATTAAATGTAAATTGTAATACTgctgaaaaaaatattgatgaTAATACCATTGACAAAATTAAGATAAATCCCACAAATCCTATATTAGAGGAAAATGCTAAAAATAAG aatgaagaagaattgaatataaataaaaatttaatgaataacTATGCAAATAAGAATGAACAAATAAAATCAAGTGAtgacttaataaataatacaaatgcTCAATTTTTTgattcatttaataaaaaaaattctaatttAACTAGTGATAATTTTATTAGTAAACAAGATTACATGCCTAATTATGTTCAAc cccCATATTCATATGTACAACCTTCATATCAAGTATTAGAAAATTCAGCTAATAGAAATCAGAAATATATTACACAAAGAAa agAACGACAAAAAATTGTTGCAACAAAATCTCcctttaaaaatattccataa